The genomic segment ATTCTGATATCTAGGCTATCGTCTCCCATCTGGATCTTCATGCTGTTAGTTATGAATCCTCCAGCAGTGCCCTTCACCTTTAACTTTGCTGATTCCAGATTGCGAAAGTTTTCCTTGCTGACCTCCAGCAGACCCCCACATCGTTCCCCAATAATTGCAAAAGTGTCCCTCGACCAAAGGTGCCACGGTATCCCATAAATACTCAGCCAACTGTTGCAGCATCTGTCAACCGAAACAGTAGTGTTGATGTCCGGCCTCCATTCATCGAAAATCAAAGACACCCCACCGTCGAAGAATCCTCTTTTTAGCTTTAGAAAATAAGAATACTCCTTCGCATTAGATGGCCACCACACTGCTTTGTTCGCTTGAAAGGGAAATAAGTCTACTACTTTGTTTGCAGGATTTCCAAGGACCGTTCGAATCGAATCCCAAGCAATGTTCGCCCTATTTCTTGTAACAATTAGTGCCTCATTCCACTTCAATACCGAATTTTCCTTATCACTGTCTTCCTTTTCTGCCATCGGTCCTTTTGTAGCATCCCTTAGTCTTGTACTATTTTCATTCTCCATTGTGATTCTTCGATAGGTTTTGTGTTCTTGATGTACAATCGGTGGACGGTTCCTTGTGGTGTAGCTCCCTGAAAGTATTCTGCCCAAGGCCTCTGAAATGTTCTTCCATCCCACTGATTTGAAACCGCTCGGCACTATTGTAATTTGCTTTCGTCCCCTCAAATCGAATTTGTTCACTTCGACAAAGCTTCCACGTTGGTTGTTGATTCTCTGTGCTGTGAAAATCGCATTCTTTCCCCTATATCGATGAAAGTCCCTGCTTGAGTAGGTATTGTTGACGAACTCCTTGAATTTCGAACCTAGCCATCTGGCCTCATCGCGATCAAAGTCCATCATGTAGTTGGCTTTCCTAGTTCTTTCGGCCCACCAAACTGAGTTGCCCCCATTCCCCAGCCTCAATGAAAACACTTTATGTTCAAGCTTTATGACCTCATCCCTTGCTACCAACCCAGTGGCGAATTTCCGTCtgtttgatgcatacatcgttCTTTGAGCACCAGGAATCCCGTCGACAGTAGGTTCCTTTGACTGAATGGCGCGCTGGAACCACAGTAATGAACCCGGCACAAAAGGAAGGAAAGTATTATGCCAGCGAAGGTGAAGCTCGAAATGCGATTTTTTGACAGTTTGAAATCGCGAAAAAGGGTGAAAAAAAAGGGGGAAAATGGTATTCGCCGACGGCCGTCGGCCGGCACCAGGTGGTTAAGGTAGAAGCCGATCACCGAAGCTCAGTGTATGGACGAGAAGGTTGAACCATGGTAGAACTCTGATGCTCGACTGCTGATGGAGGGGGGagcattttcaaaaatttctctCTCTAGGGTTAAAATCACTATCCAAAAAAGCTCATACTCAACAACAGAAATTATAGAATGTCTCTTCTCTCTGCTTGTAAGTTATTCGTACTTGGATCAAAATAGTGAAAGCATATAACTACATGCATCCACTAATACCCGAGAAACTAGTGATAGAATTGTACATCACCGTCAATCTAAATAAACATAATATTCACTGCAGTATGGCCAAGAAATAGATGGTAGTTTTGCAAATAAAATGGCTATTCTGTATATTTCACTTAATATAGAAAGGAAAAGACAATTAATTTGTGCGTGGAGGCTGGAGCAAAAGCATTAATTgttaatacttacatcattcTCCAGTAACATATTGAATAAATCATGGGAGTCAGCAATGCGATACAACTTTGCAGTAAACATCAACATTGAAGTCGACGACACAAGAAGCATTCGCTGGTATGCAGGAGATAAAGAACCTATGAAGAGAATaataattcaattaaaaattaGTTCTCTTGAACTTAAAAACTCAACGATTAAGCGAGCTTTCGTACCATTATTGGAGTCCAAGGCCAACTTTCTGAGTGAGAGGGGAAGCTGAAAGAATCGGAGTACTATCGTATTGTTGGAGATCTGAAAATAAGAATTGAGAGAGGCTGTAATAGATCAGACATATGAAGAAAAATTATAAAAAGTCTCCAAAAGAGATGTTCAAGAATGAATTGTACGATTAGAACAAAAACATGAAAGGGTTAGGCACAAAATAAATTAGCATAGGCACCAACACAATGAAAATATACTTAGCAACTTTTAGAACTTTACATCAAGACATTTTCACATGTTTATTTTCTTTATCCATATCTTTGCACTTTCACTATCATCAAGTACTAAACACTGGAAAATGGAAATATAGTTAGTTAAATTTTAACCTTGAGATGCGAAGAAACAAGTATTAAATAGAAGGAATGAGTTATGGCTTCAACATTTGCTGGTAGATTATTCGGAAGATTAAACTGTATCCACAAAGCAGACAGCAATTGTGCTATTTGGTCCTCGTTGCAGTGAAAAAAAGACTGTTCCTGCATCAATTCAAAAACCAGTCATGCAGCTGATGGTAACAAACCCCTATAATTAAAAATTTGACAGAATACAGTACAGAAAAAGTTCATTATTTCATTTATTCAAGTAAATGATTATTATTTTGAAGTTAGGTAAAAAAGTTGGCTTAAAAGAGAGTGGTAAAAATATGTCCATCAAATATTTCAGTTTCGATTCAAATAAGACGTAACATaaaaaatttcacaaattatgaaTTTGACCAGAGAAATTGAATTGTTACAGTCTCAGGCAAGCTAGGTGGTCTATTGGCCCGGTCGAAAAAGCTGCTAATAATATGAATATTAGGAGAATTCTTGTGGGACCACCCATGCTTCCACTCTTCATCAACTTCATCCACATGCTTAAAATCATCCTTTTCACTTCCTTGATTCACTTTAGCACCATAATTTTCTTCACGGAGCCTCTTCAGAAGGCTAGTAATTGAGGCAAATGTCGATGCATGTTTGGACTGCCATCTCCTaggatgattaaaaataccagTTCTCTTATGGGGAAAACTCGGAGTGAGAAGAATACAAAATATCTGATGCCCTCCGACACGTATTTCAACGTCCGAATGAGACATGACTTTCAAAAGTTGAACAAGAAGTGCCTCTGGAAACGTCTGAAAAATAAGATTATGACTATCGACAAGCTTTGGAGCATGAAAATAAATCAGTAAAATGGATGTGTCATATCTAATTAATATCTTGAAACTGTCGTATCTGTGAAACATCTTCACGAGGTAATTATATGAAGTTTCTAACCTTCTGTGAGTGAACATGTATAGATGCTAAGGAAATCACATGAGCAAGGATTATCAATGATGAAACAGCTGCATGTGCAACAGCTTTAACTGGTGGAAGCTTCTCTAGTGTGATTGCCATGACATCAAACAAGGGCCGCACATCAACAATCTAATAATTACCATCACCGATCAGGCGGATCAAAGAGAGGGAAAAGTAAAACATAATTCTTATTTTCAGCTAAAAGTCATTACCCCTCTCACGATTTCCCACAAGCAATTTTCTATGGAAGTTTGAAGCGTGGTATTTAAGTTCAGCTCTTGCTCTCCAACTGATTCAGCTGTTGCTTGACAGCTTTTGCGCAGGTGTCGGCAGAGGTCACTAACAAATCCCAAATCAGAAATCAAAAATTCTGAACTTATTTGTCGAGCCAAACAGGTCGCAGTCATGATAACGTTGCACTTGGTATCGGGATCGTGCGCTATGTTCTTGTGGTCTAAATGTCGAACCACACCAGCTAAAATTGATTGTTGATTCcctatataaaaaattaaactgAACTTTGTAAATGATCTTAAATCAGAATTAATCAGCTTTGCATTACGCAGCCAACTATGTAATAGTCATTCAAAAACAGACATGAATGTAATTACGGTCGATTTAGATGGTATATGTAATTACTTATGCAAGGTAGtctattatataattttttcttgTTGCCTTCCCAACATGACAAAAAATCATGACAATATTGATATTTGATCATATTGTTTCCTAAATCACATTAAAAGTAGTTAAGCCACATATCTTTTCATGTCACCTTCCCCACCAGCCACCAGTACTGAAAATTGATTACATTAATTTCCCAAGTTGCACTAAAAGCCAGAAGAAAGTAAAAGTGACAGAAATATCCTTTCAAGTTAAAGCCAAACGAGGTTGCCATGAGTTTGGTGAAAACCAAGTCTACTAATTTATtttgcatgagcattttacAATATCTGAAAACCATCAGAGTAAATAATCATCATTGGAAGCTGTAAactgaaacaaaaattttgaataagTTCCGGACAATGATAAATATACAGCAGGAATCGCAAGAACTTCAACTTTAAAATGATTAAACCAATCAAAagcagaaaagaaaaaaaatcaaaaccaaGGAACATGAAAATGGGAAGAAAAGAGGGGAAAAGACAAAAATCACCTGGATTTTCCACAAAGTGAGACATATCAGAAAGAACATTGAGTGCCAAACCATTATTTGGACCCCAGTGCCTCCCATTATCAAAATAAATGAACATTGGATCCAATACTAGCCGCATTGTCGTACTCTCCTTTGCCAGATCAACCAACCTCTGAATACATATTTGCGACCATATTTTTGGCATCTCAACCTCTTCTCTAAAGTCAATGAAGATCAAGAATAAACATGTGAGCGCAGGACTAAAACCAACCAATTGTGTCATTTTTAAAAAGAGAAGCCTAAACCTTGTTAGCAGAGAAGGATCTTTCTTCTCTGGTCGTGATCTTATGATTGAGTGGCAAGGACTACAGTCGCCACCAACTCCAGGAGCAACTCTTCCCTCACATCTTGACACCTCATCCACCCAATAATGATGTGCATTCCTTCCCTCGTCATCTTCTTCAGTTTGTTCCATCTCAAAGTTATCAAGAATAATGTGCACAATCTACAGTAGATCCTCGCAACATGTAAAAAGATATTAAAATCTGAAATATATACACGCAAGGACGTATTAACATGTTTTAAGAACAAACAGACGAATGGACATGTTTTCCCTGACTTGTGCAGAATTGGACATGCCAATAAAAAGAAGATAACATGACAAAAAGAAATTGGATAAAAAAATGAGAAGTTGAGAACTGAGACAGGAGGGTACAAGTCCCAGCATTTTTAAGAGACAACTGAGGACTTCATGGGCAAAACAAAGAAAGGTCAGTTATAACAAATGAAAACGATTAAAAAAGTCATGTATCCCCGAACAAGTAATTACAACCAActttaaatcaataattacagaaggatcaacagatatcagAAACCTAACCTTGTCAAGATTAACGAATATCTGAGAGAACTCTGCCATGAACCAGACCTGCAGATAGAAGAAGCAAGGCAGACTATTATGGTATGATTTGTCATGGTGAATCATGAAAACTTGCCCCACACAATATTAACGAGCTGATTATGATCAAGAGCCAAAGAAAGCTCGAAAAACTGAAATCTTAATGATAGATGTATGTAACATAGTGAAACTATGCTTTCAAATTACCATGGCAGAGAGGCACAGCAAGCTTGCTGCCCTAAACTTTTGCTTTTGACGCACATCAGCCAGCAAGCATACTTTTTCCACTAAATTTTCAATATTACGAGCGTAAGTTCCATTTACCTGTCATGGTAACGCATAAATAATGCATGCATAAGAAATCCCCATAACATAATCGAGGCATAATGACTCGATGGCTTGAAGATAGCCAAAAATCATCTTTCAACTGAGGtaaaaaaaaacacataatTGAAGTTTATAACTCACCTGGCTGTATATAAAAGTAGACAGCGTTTGGCATCCAATTATTAGGACATCTTCTTGTTTGGTGTCATCCATTAGTTCATTTATTACATTCAACAAATTAACAGCAAAATATGCTCTGAAACATAAAGAAGTAAATCCAtgaataaaagaaaataaaactaaTTACCTATTGAAAAAAGAGCATGAGAGAAATACTTACACTTGCTCGGTACAAACTTGAAGTAATTTGTTGTATGTTTCCGCAACGATACTCACAGATATAAGGTGACCATTTCGCAGTTCTTTAAGACACATTTCTTCGAGATATTTAGCAATCTAAAGAGTAGAAACTGTCAAGAAAAATAGGATTGCTTCTCCCAAGAAAGATGGCATTATCAGCCAATAAACATGAATGCTCATAATTCACCTTTGGAATTCGGAATGGATTTTTGACAGCATATTCACATAGCTTTGCAATTTTCCGGTCATTTGGACGGTCAGCCTGCACAACCAAAAATGCAAACCTAAGTTGTGTCTATTTACTTTCTCCGTATGAGTTTTcatttcaaaatcatcatttttaaACTTCGTTTGGCCTCGCACACTTTTCTGCTATCAAATgtcaaaaatcattttaaagacGATACTTActcaaaaattcatttttctatACTTAGTGCTGATAACTTCACTTTCAAATCATATTGTCTGCACAAAATTTCGACCCAAATCCATATCAGAATTGGTAAAGATTTTGCAATAAAGAAAAGCCTACAAAGGTCACCTTGTTGCTGTCTATATTTTTGCGTTAAAACCCCAGGGATTGGATTAGAGAGTCGTGGAGGAATGGAGTAATGTAGAAGACTTCTAACTTCGAGGAATTTCACATTAAACCCAAAACTTGTAGGAAATTAGTTTGACATGGTCCATTTTTTTAAGTCAATAACAAtgaacaacaaaaacaaagtcCATTTTGTCCATTACAGAGGCTTCATGGTAAATTCAGCCAGGTTCTTCCATGCAAtagcaatcccaagaccacatttTGATGAAGATCCGGCTGTTTTAGTTTTCAAGTGTCTAATGTAGTAGAAAATAAGGGGATGTAAGTGTCATAGTTTCACTGACAGCACAAATGCTTAATCATAACTGAATTTCACGGGACAATCAAGTAAACCTTTAAGAGTTTACCCTTTTTCTCCACATAACTCTAGCCTAAACTAGAAATTTGAGATTATTAAATGAGATATCAAATCTTTGTGAATGCAAAGAGATTTCCGCAAGAGAATCAAGTATAGAGCAAGAAATGAAAAAGAAAGAACATGAGAACCAACTTGAGCATTTAAAAATAGTGTAGTTGCACGAAATTTCCTACCCAGTCTTAAATAGACTTCACCAGTTCATCATCATCCAATGCCAACATCAAGAACCAACTTAGCACACAAACAAGAGGTAGATATAATGAGATATTGCACTTGTGCGCACCACAACTCCAAACTCAAGTGCtgtgagccattggacttgccGTTGTGGACAACAGCAGCATGATCTAACGGTCACATTTTCGTAGCATCGCATGATCCAATAACATTTCTACCATCAACTCCAACGTATAAAGTGAGAATAAATGTCCGAGAAAAATACACAAATTAAACAGAAGGAATAAATGTCCGAGTAAAATACACAAATTAAACAGAACGACAAAAACAACAAATATGCATTGCtacattattattataattattttatcaatttCTGTTTTACATTATCGATTGTTCACTTTCACTGATATAAAATATCCCACAAACAGGCTAATCTACAAATAAATTAaccaaatattaaatattaacatcaaaatGCCCAAATCTGGATTTTTTAGACAATACTCACTGGTGATTTAGGAAATATTTCAGCAAGCAATTTCTTGTACCGCTTAACAGGCTGCCGAGACCTTGACCTTAGAGCAGGGCAGCACACACACATGCTCTCACAGGCCGGGAACAACTTGCGGGAAATAACACCCATTTTCCTACAATTAGGAAAAAATGATACAAATCTATTATCATACACCTCATAATCTCGCATACAGAGgaagaaaatgcaattgaaccAGATTTAAAGCCACAATGTGACTAAAACAGAGCCTAGGAACTTAAATGTCAAACACTGAACATCTCTTGTTTAAAATGAAACAGGAGAAACATCAGGAAACAAAAAAAGGAGTAAAATTTGGACAAGCCCGGAAAGGAAATCACCTCAAATACTCGAATAGAGTTCAAAATCAAAAAAGATTTCGAGAAATCACGTACAAACACTAGCAAAAAGGGAACTGCACAAGAGAATTTCTTTAACCTTTCACGCGAATTTGAAGAAAATACTGGGTTTCATAGGCAGAGAAGGAGTATACTCAACGAAACTCGTAAGAACGTGGTTCCCGATGAACTCAAACTTGAACCAAGAACGAGGGAGACTAGTGATCAAAAGGCAAGGCAAATAAAGTAAAAGGAAAGATCACGTGACCGTCAGAGCTTCGCAGTGTTTAAAGTCTTACTCTTGTCCGACTGTCGGAAACACTTGGGTTAGAATTCaccaattctttttttttttttttactaattatTAGAATTCACcaattccttttttttttttttgttactaattataaaataagaacaaaaaaattatcAGAATGGTATGAGACGTTTTATGAAATAAAATTGGTATAAATTCCCCTTCGTTCATAAGTAACATTACAGGGCAAAAAACTTAGTGCATACTAGATACTTTGCACACGCACCGCGTGTGTacagttttttttataattatatatgaactaaattgaaatttgataaattatcTAAGGACTAAAGTgatatttgaatttttgtaatttaaaaaaacaaaaatgttttttgaaattaaaaaaaaaatttaatttgatatcaaatgagtGCAAAATTGGTAAAACAAAAAACAGACCAACTTTTTGTCTCTATTAGAAATATTcttaacaatagtaatagatgtGTTCTGGTGAGTACTGAGTAGTGACTACGACATATATGCAGTGCTACATTATTGACCGTCAAAATGGCTAGGTCATCTCAGTCGTTAGTTAAGCGTTATGATTTAGTAGTCGGTCTTTGTTTCACTGTTATGACGCATCTCGGATAACAAAAAGAAGGGTCGAAGTTGGCTTACTATCTTACATGTTGAAGCATTGCAAGTATTTCTTTACCCAACTTTGTCTTCAATTTATGGACCTGATATTTGTTGCGGTTCTGCTACCAACACGTTGTCTAtatacaacagcaaaatgatataatcgtCACCGGACTTTGTGAATatgtacaagggtctgcacttAGTTTGTTGTATTCAAAGCTCACAAATCACAAAATAAGAATAAAATCTATTGTGTCAACATCTCAGCGCCCGTTTGAGACTGTACAGAGATTTGTTCAACCAACAAATTAAGTCCTCTTTGCTTTTTTCTGCAAAATCTTCTGACAGAAGCATATATCAAGATCCCCATGAAGAAATATAGTTTTCACATCTAGTTGTTCTAGATGTAAATCAAACGCTGAACACAATGCCAACACTATTCTAACTGTTGGAAGATGAATCATAGGAGAAaatccctaaaaattattagtgtAAAAACAACGTGCAAGATGCAAATATTTCAATATAATATTTTGTAGGTTACAACCTCTCACTGTATTTCTAAATATAATACACATTCTCTTCATACATGAGAACTAAACACCTcataaatattatagaactataCACTTGAAGAATAAGAGATGCTTGAGAGAAGAGCTGGATGAATTTTGAGATCCATAAACTTATGAAATGAGAGTCTTATTTATAGAAGTTATCCTCGTGTAAAATTTCATAACAAATTCCAATATTGCAGCCTCCAtgaaaaaaatacatttaatgCATATAAATGCATTTTATATTCCCACTTAATATGTCCGATCAATCTACCTAATTGTCGACGATTATAAACATAATTGTTGCAATTAATTATAAaagttaaataatccataggCTTTCACTGTTATATAATCTCTAATTATAAATTAGTGTATACAAAAAATCCCATTCATTCACACataacatgcatgaacatagaTGACTGGTTATTTATAAGACAAGAGATGTCTGTCTAGTGGTTTCCTCCCATGAATCTTTTTTGGCCTTTtctaatttgaattttattttaaaggaaTACAGGTTAacatcttaaaataaaatacttaCAAAAAAACAATCTACTATTTTCTTCTAATTATCAAATCGATTTATTTAGTTTCTTTTATAGATCTATACCtctttttataaatgatttttatcttTATATGTTAAGATATTAGATATAATAGGTGTATATGAACGATAATCATTTTGTACATTCTtattttttgcaaaaaaaaatttcaggttaattaatttaatttatattaaaataaaaataatataatattataattataaaatttactacGAGATCATACGATAATTTGGTGAAGAGCTATATATATACGAATTTGTTACCCTGCACACCATGAGCACCGCCTACGTAGCGGTGCATGATTGGTcagtctttttttaaaaaaacaaaacaaaaaattttgtgtgGTTGTGGGAGTGCCACGTAGGCAGGCGCCCACAGATATGCAGGGAAGAGATGTGCAGGGTATCAttactctatatatatatatatatataatcggaATAAAgtcaaattaaaatatatatatatatataatcggaATAAAGTCAAATTAAATGCATATTAtaacaaattattattattattattattattattattataatataaaaatcgGAATAAAGTCAAATTAAAGGCTTATTataacaaatttttattttatataaccaTATAGTTCACGAAATCTACGTGTCATCTACTTGCCATAGACTCCATCCTTGCGAATAAAACTGTACTATAAATAATGTAATTTAAAAGTTAATTTCAAGataagatggtctcacgaatttttatatatGAGACAGATCAactttatcgatattcacaataaaaagtaatacacttagaataaaaaataatatttttcattgatggCCCAAATAGGAGAtatttctcataaaatacgatccgtgagacgatctcacacaAACTTATCGTTTTCAAGGTTGGGTATTGACATTTGTTAAGATTAGTCAAAGCTATTTTCATTATATTgtaatttcaaaattaaataaatcgaTTTCCCCCACATGCGCAAGATCTTAAACGAACCAGTTATCTTTGAAAGTTGACTTGCCGAAAACATGTTCAGCCAATTACTTCAAGAACGAATTGCTTTGAATCGccaaaattaattaattgtttttggGTGTTTAGCCTCTTtcagaatattttttttaagtgtTTGCACTTTTTTATCCACGAAAAATATATCTGCTCACTTCCAACCCATATGTTTTTCACATATGAAAATCGgtacaaaatattgaaaattgtaCTTATATATAgtatttgaatataaattatTTCAGATCTAATGTAAAAGataagattttgaatataaaatcGAACAAATTTATTAATATCAGAATTTGCTATACATGTTTGATTACTGAAAAATCATGTATTAATATCGGATATGAAACAATTggtactcaaatatcatatattaatattatattttcaatattttgtacCAATTTATATCCAAAAAGATAAATGTGTCATTAATAgcaatatttattataaatatttgagcattcattaatcatatattagtaacatatttgaaataactggtaatcaaatatcataaattagtacaatatttttaatttttttaatgaatttcaTTCGAGAAAAAACACGTGGTTTCAGAGAGtgcaaaaacattttttttttctggaTCAGAGTATACAAACACATATTTTTTCTGACAAGAACTAAACGCCAACTTATCAAGAACATTCTACCTTTTTCTTTTGATTATCAATTCACTTTAGTTAGTTTATTTCTAGATATATACCTCCTTATATAGATGGTTTTATCTTCATATTTTAAGATGTCAAAATatagtatgtatatatatgaacTAAAATCATCCAAACTGTCAATTAAATCTTTCTTATTAATTACCTGAAATACTGGTTATATTATCATACcgcttatttatttatttaccgTAATTTCCAATTCTTGTAAcgaaataattaatataataaaatcggAATAAggtcaaattaaattaatttttgcaATAATCTTGGCATATAATAGTTTTTTATCGCATTCCATCTCTTTCCTCATTCTCACCCAAGATTCTAAAAAGCGTGAAGCGTCCCGAAGCGCAGATGTCGAGCTCCAAGCTTTTCAAGCTCAAGCGAGATTAGCACATGCTTAAGCGTGAAAAagcatttttcatttttagtgtaattgtaattatctcaaaccgATAAATAGATaaattaatacataaatatgataaatttaagtttgatgcattaattatcatatttataaaagcataaaaatatcaaaattgtaATCTTTATTGTTTCTGCAAAGTGACAACATTAAAAAAAtgctaaatatttgtcaaatcattatGAGACATgtttaatcataattaaaattaaaaaataaacatctaaattataaacataatttattattttaaataaaaagacataccttcaaaacaaaaaaataaaaaataaatagatgcgattaattgtatttaaacACACTTAATTAAACGCCTTAATTATGCTTAATTCGATCAAACTACAATTTAACCGTGTTTTCCACTTTTCTCCGAAGCGGAGCGTTTTTGTCAAACTTCGAGCTTCAAGCTTAAGCGGAGCATAAGCGCGCTTTTTAGAACACTGTTCTCACGTAATTCCGATAAACAAATTATTCTTTTTATATTCAAATTACTAC from the Primulina eburnea isolate SZY01 chromosome 3, ASM2296580v1, whole genome shotgun sequence genome contains:
- the LOC140826843 gene encoding protein SEMI-ROLLED LEAF 2-like isoform X1, whose protein sequence is MGVISRKLFPACESMCVCCPALRSRSRQPVKRYKKLLAEIFPKSPADRPNDRKIAKLCEYAVKNPFRIPKIAKYLEEMCLKELRNGHLISVSIVAETYNKLLQVCTEQVAYFAVNLLNVINELMDDTKQEDVLIIGCQTLSTFIYSQVNGTYARNIENLVEKVCLLADVRQKQKFRAASLLCLSAMVWFMAEFSQIFVNLDKIVHIILDNFEMEQTEEDDEGRNAHHYWVDEVSRCEGRVAPGVGGDCSPCHSIIRSRPEKKDPSLLTREEVEMPKIWSQICIQRLVDLAKESTTMRLVLDPMFIYFDNGRHWGPNNGLALNVLSDMSHFVENPGNQQSILAGVVRHLDHKNIAHDPDTKCNVIMTATCLARQISSEFLISDLGFVSDLCRHLRKSCQATAESVGEQELNLNTTLQTSIENCLWEIVRGIVDVRPLFDVMAITLEKLPPVKAVAHAAVSSLIILAHVISLASIHVHSQKTFPEALLVQLLKVMSHSDVEIRVGGHQIFCILLTPSFPHKRTGIFNHPRRWQSKHASTFASITSLLKRLREENYGAKVNQGSEKDDFKHVDEVDEEWKHGWSHKNSPNIHIISSFFDRANRPPSLPETEQSFFHCNEDQIAQLLSALWIQFNLPNNLPANVEAITHSFYLILVSSHLKISNNTIVLRFFQLPLSLRKLALDSNNGSLSPAYQRMLLVSSTSMLMFTAKLYRIADSHDLFNMLLENDVDPFIGISDGYQVYLKPHVEVKDYGSASNNDEASSILTKLRDKAYESDKLVFGMLSDSLSGITKFVTEDVANQLSEEFVPEEAFMFGQKSILDIDYIQTAAHSKGSPSFDGEFSVNSLVDDDAVSISSVVDISSFITKGPTSASPSMSHIVSIGKLLESALEVAGQVAGTSVSTSPLPYSTMTNQCEAFGTDTRKKLSDWLIHDNQYAKASDTLLTSFPANGLSAVDKISSYEHDRGATQPTNPWLALKLPPASPFDNFLRAARG
- the LOC140826843 gene encoding protein SEMI-ROLLED LEAF 2-like isoform X2, giving the protein MCLKELRNGHLISVSIVAETYNKLLQVCTEQVAYFAVNLLNVINELMDDTKQEDVLIIGCQTLSTFIYSQVNGTYARNIENLVEKVCLLADVRQKQKFRAASLLCLSAMVWFMAEFSQIFVNLDKIVHIILDNFEMEQTEEDDEGRNAHHYWVDEVSRCEGRVAPGVGGDCSPCHSIIRSRPEKKDPSLLTREEVEMPKIWSQICIQRLVDLAKESTTMRLVLDPMFIYFDNGRHWGPNNGLALNVLSDMSHFVENPGNQQSILAGVVRHLDHKNIAHDPDTKCNVIMTATCLARQISSEFLISDLGFVSDLCRHLRKSCQATAESVGEQELNLNTTLQTSIENCLWEIVRGIVDVRPLFDVMAITLEKLPPVKAVAHAAVSSLIILAHVISLASIHVHSQKTFPEALLVQLLKVMSHSDVEIRVGGHQIFCILLTPSFPHKRTGIFNHPRRWQSKHASTFASITSLLKRLREENYGAKVNQGSEKDDFKHVDEVDEEWKHGWSHKNSPNIHIISSFFDRANRPPSLPETEQSFFHCNEDQIAQLLSALWIQFNLPNNLPANVEAITHSFYLILVSSHLKISNNTIVLRFFQLPLSLRKLALDSNNGSLSPAYQRMLLVSSTSMLMFTAKLYRIADSHDLFNMLLENDVDPFIGISDGYQVYLKPHVEVKDYGSASNNDEASSILTKLRDKAYESDKLVFGMLSDSLSGITKFVTEDVANQLSEEFVPEEAFMFGQKSILDIDYIQTAAHSKGSPSFDGEFSVNSLVDDDAVSISSVVDISSFITKGPTSASPSMSHIVSIGKLLESALEVAGQVAGTSVSTSPLPYSTMTNQCEAFGTDTRKKLSDWLIHDNQYAKASDTLLTSFPANGLSAVDKISSYEHDRGATQPTNPWLALKLPPASPFDNFLRAARG